In Bifidobacterium scardovii JCM 12489 = DSM 13734, the genomic stretch GATCGAGGGCGACTGGTGGGATATGAACTTCACCGTCACGCGGGACGGCGCCGAGGTCGCACGCATCGCGCAGCGATGGCTGGCCTGGGGCGATACGTATGAGGTCACGGTATTCGACACGCGGCTGGAGGCGCTGATCGTGTCCCTCGTGATCGCCATCGACTGCGTAAAGGCCGAACAGCAGGCGCAGCGGAATGGATGAGCTCGTATACTCACGTGGAGTCAGACCGGTTTCCTCGCTCACAGGAAACCGGACGAAATGTCAACGGAAAAGTACAGTTGGAAAGCATCTGCGACTGTTCCAATTCGGCATCTCCAAGCATTAGCATGAACAAAACCGCTTAGCTATTTGTGATGCGGGGTATTGAACTTTATCAGGATTATCAACACACACAGCAACAGAAGCGTGATATTCACATCCATAATGCATACCTTTCCCCTGTCTGGGCTATTAGCAGTCCTAATTGTCGAACAGTTAGTGACAGCCAGCAGCTCATTTAAATCTGATGGGATTAGCATATCATAAAGTACAAAGGTTTTTGATGAAAATTAGATTTTCAGTATATAGACAAATCCCCGCAAGTGCGGGGAAACTGAGAACCTTTTGAGAACGTGCATCCTCAAAAACAGGATCATCCCCGCACGCGCGGGGCAAACAATGTCAGTCGGAAAAACCTCTTGATAAAAACTGCACATACGGGAAGCATTCAGTGCATGATCACCAGCATATCCATCTTATTGGATCACCGGTCAATCGGACTCGGACAAGGATATCCAGCCAAACAATCACTTGGCACAATCACCCGACAGTAGGACAAGGCACCGGCGGTACCGCAGAACCATCGGTCTCACAAAAGGAACTGCTCTGAGAAAGGCGTATCACGATACGGACTCATCTGTATAATGATACGCCGCCCCAGCAGAACTTGATATATTACACGGCAGCGTTCGCCCACACATAACAGCCACTATAAAAAAGCTGTAAGAAAAAAGCTGTAAGGCTACTTTCCTTTGCCGAAGGCACGCAGATGAATGCCGTTCCAGTCCTTGCTGACGGTCAGCGGCGTGGCGGCATTCATACCGGCGGTCTTCGCCGCGGACTGGACGGTGCTGGAGCTAGCGGCTCCCGGGCGCCCCGGCTTCGGGGTCAGCACCCAGAATGGACCGTCATCGCCAAGGACAGCATATGCGTCCACGATCACGTCGGACAGCTCATCCTCGTCATCACCATCGCGCCACCAGATGATCACCCCGTCGACGGCGGAATCATAATCCTCGTCGACCAGATCCTCACCGGTCAGCTCCTCGATCTTGGCGCGGATGGAGTCATCCACGTCGTCGTCCCACAACCACTCCTGGACGATGTCCCCGGTGTGGAACCCGAACTCTTCAGCGTTATCAGATGCCGTTTGATTCACGAGACACACATTACCAAGACGCTGGGAACAGCTGCGTTAATCGTGGCTTGGCGCGTCGCGCGATATGGAACAGAGTGTTTCGGGATTCGGTATATTAATGTTTTTTGATAGCAAGCTCGGAACGATAACAGCCACGCACACACCGTTACACAAGCCATCCTCGTATACACGGAGCTAATAACAACACGCTGAGAGCCACTCGACCATCACGGTCTAGGTCATTCTCGCGAGGGCAGAGCCAACAGGCACATAACGCCATTGTGTAGATCATCTCCCACGCGCAGGACCAACGGAGGATAGAAATTATTCAGGGAATTTCTCCCAATTCGTATCATCCCCGCACACGGGGCCAGCTGCTCTTGTCGATCCCGGCGCGTTTCAACGCACGGATCATCCCCGCGCGTGCGAGGCCAACATGCTGTCCTTCATCGACACGCCGCCGTCCGACGGATCATCCCCGCGCGTGCGGGGCCAACCCAGCCTCGCCCAATTTCACTGCATCCAAGTACGGATCATCCCCGCGCGTGCGGGGCCAACCGGACCGGTTGGGAGTCACCGAATCGGGAGGCAGGATCATCCCCGCGCGTGCGGGGCCAACCACCGGCATATGCGATCTCACCCGTTCCCTCGCGGATCATCCCCGCGCGTGCGGGGCCAACCACCGGCATATGCGATCTCACCCGTTCCCTCGCGGATCATCCCCGCGCGTGCGGGGCCAACGGCGTGGAGAACATCGCCGGCACGATCAACAACGGATCATCCCCGCGCGTGCGGGGCCAACGAATTCGTCGTGGATTTCCCCACTCTGGGCGTCGGATCATCCCCGCGCGTGCGGGGCCAACATACCGGGTTCGACGGGGAAATCCATTTCGAGCGGATCATCCCCGCGCGTGCGGGGCCAACAGCTTGTCCGCGATGATCGCGGCGGACACGATCGGATCATCCCCGCGCGTGCGGGGCCAACTGCACCGCTCCGAACGTCACGTTGGGACGGAGCGGATCATCCCCGCGCGTGCGGGGCCAACTTGTCGGATGTGATGCTGTTGGCCGCCATGTTCGGATCATCCCCGCGCGTGCGGGGCCAACCCGGTCGGCTTTGCCTTGGGCCCATCTGATGCCGGATCATCCCCGCGCGTGCGGGGCCAACTCTCAATGAGAACTTCGTGCTCAAGCCCAACACGGATCATCCCCGCGCGTGCGGGGCCAACATGCCGTCGTAAACTCGCCATAGGGCCTTATCCGGATCATCCCCGCGCGTGCGGGGCCAACAGGAGGATACGATGGCGATGGGCACGCATCCTCGGATCATCCCCGCGCGTGCGGGGCCAACCCCACCAGTCCTACGACATGGCTTCTCGACGCCGGATCATCCCCGCGCGTGCGGGGCCAACGAGTCAGGCAACGCACATACCCGGCATAGGGGCGGATCATCCCCGCGCGTGCGGGGCCAACTTCGCCACCCTCACCGGATACCAGCCCAGCGACGGATCATCCCCGCGCGTGCGGGGCCAACGTTCCTGGGATGTGGCGATTTGGGCGAGCATGCGGATCATCCCCGCGCGTGCGGGGCCAACGAGCTCCCTGTTGGAGATGCGGCGGATACCCACGGATCATCCCCGCGCGTGCGGGGCCAACCAGATGGCCGACGAGATGGGAAGGACACGTTTCGGATCATCCCCGCGCGTGCGGGGCCAACTTGCTTGCCGTCCGCGGCAGTTGTCAAAAATTCGGATCATCCCCGCGCGTGCGGGGCCAACTTGCTTGCCGTCCGCGGCAGTTGTCAAAAATTCGGATCATCCCCGCGCGTGCGGGGCCAACCACCGGGATTCATCTCAGGTATGAAAAGAAATGCGGATCATCCCCGCGCGTGCGGGGCCAACCACAAAGAGCTTCTTGCGGATATGCAGAAGGTCGGATCATCCCCGCGCGTGCGGGGCCAACGCCATAGCCTCGTAGTCGGTGCGCCACGGTCCCGGATCATCCCCGCGCGTGCGGGGCCAACGACGCCATGATCTCCCTGTCCGGCACGCCATGCGGATCATCCCCGCGCGTGCGGGGCCAACCAATGCCTTCGGTAGTTCGGCTGCTTCGTGTCCGGATCATCCCCGCGCGTGCGGGGCCAACGGGCAGGCGGCCGCTGATCCATGCGTCGCGCGCGGATCATCCCCGCGCGTGCGGGGCCAACAGTGTTATTTTATGCGGAAAACCGCGGAATGAAATACCGAAAAAATTGGATTGCCACAGTCACCATCCCGCATCCTTGTATTTCTTATTTTTTCGCTGTAATCAGTTTATCTTCCGTACCGACGATAGCGAGAAGCCCGACTCCAGCCAGTCTTCTTGGCACCATTACGTTGCTGCTTCTGGCTGGTATTCGGTCGCATGATCAGTTCTAGGCCCTCATAATCCACAGGCTGCCATTCCTGCCCGTGTGTCCGAAATTCCAATCCTTGCTCATTATTGGAGGAATAGACCATGATGGCCCGCCCTTCTCCTATGTTGTCAAGAATCTGATCCCAAAGCAATTCTCGAACACGGGAAGAGACCTTTCCCACATATACGCCCGGGGAGATCTCAAACAACCATCGAGTGAGATGACCGCGCAGCTTAGGAGGAGAAACCGTCAATACCACGAC encodes the following:
- the cas2e gene encoding type I-E CRISPR-associated endoribonuclease Cas2e; protein product: MIVVVLTVSPPKLRGHLTRWLFEISPGVYVGKVSSRVRELLWDQILDNIGEGRAIMVYSSNNEQGLEFRTHGQEWQPVDYEGLELIMRPNTSQKQQRNGAKKTGWSRASRYRRYGR
- a CDS encoding DUF3052 domain-containing protein; the protein is MCLVNQTASDNAEEFGFHTGDIVQEWLWDDDVDDSIRAKIEELTGEDLVDEDYDSAVDGVIIWWRDGDDEDELSDVIVDAYAVLGDDGPFWVLTPKPGRPGAASSSTVQSAAKTAGMNAATPLTVSKDWNGIHLRAFGKGK